GCTTCGACCGCCCGGAATCCCGGATGCGCTTCCACACCGGTCGGGGCATCCACTGGATGACCATCGACATGGACACGGCCAGGTCTCCGTCCAGCGAGATCGCCATCTCGAGTGTGATCCCCACGGTGCTGCCGTCCCGCTTCTTCTCGTCGACGATGCGGGCGGCCAGCTCTCCGTTCCCCGGGCCGACCCGCAGGGAGGCCGCGCCGGTCGAGACGACCTCGAGATCGCCCGAGTTGAAGATGAACGACTGGTCGTATCCCGCGTCGACATGGCGGTGCGCGATCAGGATGGACGCCTGGCGGAAGCACTCCAGGAACAGGAGCGTGTCGTACCGACCCGCCGCGACGCCCAGATGGTCGCTGTAGTAGCTGTGTGATTTCGGAAGGTGTACGCCGATACGAAAATTCGGGTACCGGTCGCAGATGATGTCGGTGAGGTAGACCTCGGACAATGCCTCGCGGTGGACGTGTTCACGCGGGACGAGTGTCGAATGGGAAACCTGTGGTGCGATCGTGGATGTCACGGCGAGCCCCTCGGAGTCGGTTTTCGGTCGGCAGCGTCCACGGCGGTTCCGCGCAGGCAGCGACCGGCGGGGCCGGCAGCGCAGGCGGAGTGGAGGCTGTGCAAGCGAAGGCGAAACGAGTCCGGCGCGTCTCGGGCTTGTAAGCAAGGGGCTCGCAAGCGACTGTCACTCGGACAAGATCGACTGTACTCGAGCGGCGCGGCGCTGTCGCGGCAAAGAATCACCGTGCGTGAAAGCGTCCCGTTCGCCCGATTCGCGAGGCCTGACTCGAATGAGTAAAGATCAAGACCCGCAACGTGATACGGGTCACTCTCTTGTTCGGCGTCCTTGGATCCGTGGGCGATTCGGGATTTCCTTCGACGCGATCGGCAACCGCCCCGATCCGGATGCCTCGCGCTCGCCCAGGGGTCTCGACCGGAAGTACCGAGCCAGGCTCCGGGCAGAACGTGAGGAAGTGTGGACGTACTGGTTCCGGATCCACGCACGGGCGACTGCCCCGAAATGACTGCACGGGAAATGTGTGGATCATGGGCCCCGACATCTCGCGGAGAGCTCCGCAGGTGAGCAACACATCCAACCGGCACGGACCCACTGTGTAACGGCGAGCGTCCGTCCGCCGACGAGTGAGGTGACGTGACGCACGGCACCGGGGTCGTGCCGTGTGCGGGAGAATCGGGATTGGGGATCGGGACATGGCTCTTGGTGGCTTCTTCGCGCGGCATCGCCTCGCTGCGGGCGTGGCGGCGCCGGCGATCCTGGGGGTCGCCGCGGTCGCGGCCGTCGGTCTGGCCGTGTCCCCCGGCCCGCGGGCCATCGACACGCAGCTGACGACCTCGGTGACCGAGTGTCGCGACATGGTGACCATCTCGGTCGCCGGCCGTGGAGACACACCGGTCGAGGGCACCACCAAGCTGCTCGTCGGGCCGAACGGCGAGCCGCTCCCTGCGGCCCTGTCCAGCGATTACGCCAGCGAATGGGTCGATCCCGTGGTCAACGCTCCTGGCGGTGCCGTCGGTGCGGATTCGTACGCCGCGGTGTACATCGCCTATCCCGCCAACATGGCGACCTACGAGGACGCCGTCGCCGCCGGGGTGGAGAACTCCGAGCGGGTGATGCGGGAAATCCGCTCGGCCTGCCCGGACACCCGGTTCGCGATCGTCGGATACAGCGAGGGCGCCGACGTGGTGCGCCGCGTCGCCATGAACATCGGGCACCAGGAAGCCGACGAGAACGGCGGGTACGGCATCGTCGACCCGGCCAATGTCGTCGGCGTGGTGATCCTCGCCGACGCCGGCCGCGCGCCGGGAGACGGCCCGTTCCCCGGCGCGAAGAATCCGTTCGGGAACCCGGACAACTTCGACCAGAACTATTCGAACGGAACGGCACCTACCCCGGGCCAGGGCGCGATGCCGGACACCGGTGGCGACTTCGGTGCTCTCGACGGCAAGATCGCGTCTTTCTGCTCCGAGGGCGACCTCACCTGCGCGGCACCCGAGAGCATCTCCCTGCTGCAACTCGCGGTCAACGTGGGCAGGCAGCTGAACGTCGATGCGCTCGAGGACGAGGGGCTCACCCCGGCCACCGGCCAGGACGTTGCCGTCGTGCTCAGTGGTATCGCGTTCGCCGCGTTCGCCGACATCCAGTCGCAGGGCAACTGGATGCAGAGCGACGAGACGTTCCTCGAGGTGCTGCTCAAGGTGTCGGACCCCTCGTACCAGCCGGGCGAACCCGCCCAGAAGCCCGCGAAGGCGGACTCCATCTCCGGTGAGGAACTGTCGCCGCTGGCGTACCTCCCGCAGAAGGTGTTCAACGAGATCGTCGGACTGATCGTGACGAACCAGAACACCATCCCCGTGGTGATGAGCGATCCGTACCAGCTCACCCTGGGCCCGAATGCCACCGGCCACCACTTCGACTACTGGAAGGACGCGGATCCGGCGAACGGCAAGCCGCTGACATCCGCCGAGTACGCGGCGGCCTGGCTCACCCACCTGGCGAAGCAGGCGCAGGCGGGCGAACCGATCGACACGTCGGCCACGCCCGACGCCGCCGACATCGCCGCGGCATTCGACGCGGCCGCGGCCACCGAGGCCGCGCGCGAGGCACTCCCCGCAGTGGCGGCGGACGAGAAGGCCCAGGCGACGACCGGTGGTCCCTCCGCGCCCACGACCACGTCATCGGAGTCCGCCACCGCACCGGCCACCGACGACGGGACGGATGGGCCGGACTCCGCTGGGCCCGAATCGACTGGGCCCGAATCCGCTGGGTCCGAGGTCACGCCGACTTCGGCCGCACCGTCCACCCGGGACACGACGCGCAGCGCGCCGACCACGACGACGACCACCACGACGACGACCACCCCTCCGCCGGCTCCTCGCCCCGGCGGCTGACGCGGGGTCACCCGCCGGCAGATGCCCCGATCGCGTCGATGATCGCCGCGGAGAAGGCGGGCAGATCGTCGGGATTGCGTGAGGTGATGAGGGCGAAACCGTGAGCGTCGTCCACGACGACCTCCCGGTCCACCCAGTCGCCACCCGAGTTCGTGATGTCGGTACGCAGGGACGGGTAGGACGTCAGGGTCCTGCCCGCGGACAGCGCGGTCTCGACCAGCAGCCACGGACCGTGGCACACCGCGGCCACCGGCTTGCCGGCGTCGGCGAACTCACGGACCAGGCGCTGAGCGTCCTCGTTCAGGCGGAGAGTGTCCGCGTTGAGCGTGCCGCCCGGGACGATCACGACGTCGTGGTCCCGCGCGTCCACCGCGGCGAGTGTCGTGTCCGGGCTGACGTCCGGGCCCGGATCGGCATCGCCGACGAGGGTACGGATCGGGCCGTCCTCGACGGCGGCGACGGTGACGGCGACTCCGGCGTCACGCAGGGCGCGGACCGGCTGCTCGATCTCGGCGTGCTCGGTGCCGTAGTTGGTGGAGATGACGAGAGCCGTGCGGCTTCGTGCCGCGATATCGGTCGTGTCGGTCATGGTGCTCCTTCCGTTCCGCTATCGCGGTACCCGGTCCTCCGGGGTCTCAACCACGGCACCGTCGTCGGACTGTCCGGGCGGGACCTCGTCGGAACCGGGCGTGGCCTCGTCCGCACTCGCACCGGATGTGGGCGAGGCGTCGGGTGCGGAGGAATCCTCCGTCGCTGCGTCGACGAGCGACGTGCCGCGGCTCCACGGCATGAAGATCGCGAACACGATCGCGGTGACGACGACGCTGACGACCATCACCATCGCCGAGATCTTCCATCCCTGCATGGCGGC
This genomic interval from Rhodococcus triatomae contains the following:
- a CDS encoding DJ-1/PfpI/YhbO family deglycase/protease yields the protein MTDTTDIAARSRTALVISTNYGTEHAEIEQPVRALRDAGVAVTVAAVEDGPIRTLVGDADPGPDVSPDTTLAAVDARDHDVVIVPGGTLNADTLRLNEDAQRLVREFADAGKPVAAVCHGPWLLVETALSAGRTLTSYPSLRTDITNSGGDWVDREVVVDDAHGFALITSRNPDDLPAFSAAIIDAIGASAGG
- a CDS encoding cutinase family protein: MALGGFFARHRLAAGVAAPAILGVAAVAAVGLAVSPGPRAIDTQLTTSVTECRDMVTISVAGRGDTPVEGTTKLLVGPNGEPLPAALSSDYASEWVDPVVNAPGGAVGADSYAAVYIAYPANMATYEDAVAAGVENSERVMREIRSACPDTRFAIVGYSEGADVVRRVAMNIGHQEADENGGYGIVDPANVVGVVILADAGRAPGDGPFPGAKNPFGNPDNFDQNYSNGTAPTPGQGAMPDTGGDFGALDGKIASFCSEGDLTCAAPESISLLQLAVNVGRQLNVDALEDEGLTPATGQDVAVVLSGIAFAAFADIQSQGNWMQSDETFLEVLLKVSDPSYQPGEPAQKPAKADSISGEELSPLAYLPQKVFNEIVGLIVTNQNTIPVVMSDPYQLTLGPNATGHHFDYWKDADPANGKPLTSAEYAAAWLTHLAKQAQAGEPIDTSATPDAADIAAAFDAAAATEAAREALPAVAADEKAQATTGGPSAPTTTSSESATAPATDDGTDGPDSAGPESTGPESAGSEVTPTSAAPSTRDTTRSAPTTTTTTTTTTTPPPAPRPGG
- a CDS encoding AfsA-related hotdog domain-containing protein: MTSTIAPQVSHSTLVPREHVHREALSEVYLTDIICDRYPNFRIGVHLPKSHSYYSDHLGVAAGRYDTLLFLECFRQASILIAHRHVDAGYDQSFIFNSGDLEVVSTGAASLRVGPGNGELAARIVDEKKRDGSTVGITLEMAISLDGDLAVSMSMVIQWMPRPVWKRIRDSGRSKLGLEPYRPGIAPQPGREPHSPAIVLPAASVGRTLTRNVVVGAPRHTHEGHVELDVVVDEGHPSLFDHPLDHIPGAVIFEAVRQSGLVAADEFFGLSARRLEVTELAANFTRFGELDLPTTATVSLPSESTSGTVLFTVVIAQERVPIAECQVTFARSGRALPAHATPAHEVVR